ATATCATGGGATTCTAAATTAGTTAAGATCATTTTTtgaagatcatttttttttctgatgattcTCTTGAACCCTGATGGGTAAAACACCATATTAGatacactgaaaaatacagaaGCAATAATGTATAGTGTTAAATTAAAGGCTTAAAGATGTCTTGCTAATTGAGTCTTAGCTGTCTTTGGAAAAGACACAGGTAGGTCCATCCTGGTGAGAGAAGAATTCTGATGCCTAGACCAAGTGGTCTCTTCTATCATgtgatgattttcttttcaaCTTTTCAATTAACACCTGGCTTTGTTTACTGTATTGACATGAATTATAAGCTAAAGAGAGGGCCTGGGAACAGATTTTGAAGTAGAACTAGAGAGGAAAACCTGGTTCCATTTTCAGAAGTATGGACAGGGGGAAAGATGATCTTAGAAGGGGTCTTTTACGAAGAGGAacccttttcatttccttcttttattcccTTTACCACATGCAGGTCACTAAACATGAGCTAGAATTCAATGTGGGGACTCTTTTGGAGAAATTCTCAAAGTACTTTCTGCTGAAGCACCATAACCTATCAGTTACCCCTTTCCAcccttattgtttcttttctgctttagGAAATATTCCTTGATCCAGGATCAGGCTCGAGAATTGACCCACCTGCGGCAAAAGATGAGAATCGGGGGGGCTATCTCTTCTCTCCTCATCCAGCACGTCAAGAACACAGTGAAGACCTTTGAGGAGCTCCTCTGCAGTAACAGCATTGACCACTACATGGAGCAGCATTTCCGTGAGCAGCTGGCCAAGGGCAGCCAGCTGGCAGAGAGCCTTGCCAGCAAATTCAGTACAGGTAAGCGGGCCCCAGGGCTCGGGAGGGCCTTTAGTCCTCCCCAAGGACCTAGGCTCACACAGGCTCACACCCATCCACAAGTGACTTTTCAGTCTGGTGTCCTGCTTTGTATCACCATTTTGGGGCCACGGCAGAATCAGAAACAACAACAGTGAGGCACACAGGGTTGGGGTGCCACCATGATGATTACCTATTCCTCCATCTCCCACAGAGTATGTGGGAGGTGCTAGGGCAGGAGGCGTCACGGGGGGTGATAGCGTTTATCTGAGACTAACTGGCAGAAAGAGGTGGAACAGGGGCAGCTGGTTGTTCTGAAAAGAACCCTAAACTAGGAATCTGAAGATGCTTGCTCTCGCCTATATGTGTTCACTACTAACTCTGGACATGTTCATATTTCTTTTGGTATCTATTTCCTTTACCTAAAAAATTAGGTCAAATAATATCAGCCCCTAAATGCCGCATGATTATTCTAAAAATCAAACAACAATATTAATCAGTGCActtcaaaaaatgataaaaagaatcATGATGATTTGGAAATGGTTTAGGCACTGCATGTACTAGTACCTGGCTGTGggaatatttcttatttcagggGCCTTTTACATAGAATATTCCCTAGAGACCTGAGGGCACAAAGTAAGAGCAGGCTTGAGGCCACTGTGGGGGCTCGTGATGGCAGATGAAGAGGTGAGACAGGGCTGTCTGTCACCTCTACAGAGACAGGAGTAGGTTGTGCATGAAAGCGTGATATAACACACAGACACAGGACTAGGGACCAGCCTTGCGGCAGGACTTGGAGGCTCTGGCCAGTGTGGTCCAAAGGCCAGTTGGACAAGAATCTCATTATCTTTGGAAAAAGAGACACTTTCAGCTTTTTATTGTGACTCAGAGCAGAGCAAGCAGAGGTAATGATCTTCGTGGTGGGTTCGGGAAAGCCTGCCTAGCAAGTTTGGTAAATACTCAACCCAAGGTCTTCTGAAAAAATTCAGAGTATCCCAGACTCAAGCGACAAGCAATTCTGTGTCTCTCATCCCGGAGAGAAAAGCCAGTGTTCATTTGTATTCTGGGAAATGAGAGCTGCTTAAATTTTGACTGGTCCTCTTTGAATCTGGTTTTCAGGTGACTGTATgagtaagaaaaatcaaacaggacAGACGCTGCGGAACCTCAGGTAACTCCAAATTTTCAAGGGCTATGAAAGATACGATCTGGAGGAGGATCCAGAAGCGAGAGCCAGAAGGTCAAAGGAGCAGGAGCTCTCACACcctgtaaaaaaacaaacagttgaTTATACCATCAAACCATTATGGATCCTTAGTGATAAAGTGGTctcatttcctatttttaaaatgtattattcttttGGTCTCCACTCTTACATCAATTCACCGATTTAATAATATAGAGCTGCTCTAACCTAACTACCCAGTCTTCAGGGTTTCCTGTACTCCCATGGTCCCCTCTGACTTCCCCTGGCTCCGTAAAGACTGGAGTGAGATTATGCCTGGTATCTTCAAGAGTGACCAGTGGGTGCTGACAAATGTTAAATGCCttcaaattttctttgaaaaaagagATTTACACTGTATGACTATAGCTAGGGAGGGGGGTCTAGAAATTACAAGACACCTGGAAGGCAACATCGTCTCAGGAAGCAGTTTTAAATGGGCCACTGCAAATACTATTTAATGGATCATTCGCAGAGAGTGTTGAACTCTTACGGACCTTTGGGTGTCTTGTGAAGGAACCGTAAGTGTTGTTTAGAGGCCCTGAtgggtcttctctctttctcagaaTGTTTGTGGCCAAGGCACTGGACAATTGTTGTTCTTTCCTGCCCCCAGCTCTCTACCCCAAACAGAAACGAATTGTTTGGCTTCTCTAATGGAACAGTCTCCTTGACTTCTGGATCCTCTCCTGTGAGCTCTCAGATCAGTATAGCTGTGGCATTCAGGTGaccttcatttttccttctgtctttcttacCCACCAGTATCTTAAGGGAGATGCATAAGAAGGGTAAAGTGCCGGAAGTCCTAGAGGCCAAGCAGGACGCGCGTCCCCAGACTCGGCCTCAGACCCGCTCCAGCAGCCACGCCCAGCCCGCTGCCCATCGCCCCCCCAGCAGCACCTCCCGGCTGCTTGGTGAGCCGAAAGTGCGCCCTGCAATGAATGTGGCCAGTGAGTACCAGAGAGCCTCCAGTTTCTGGGTGCTTGCTCATCTGTCTAGACCAAGAGGAGGCATCCTGGCAGCCAGGCCCAGCAGATTCACTGTGATGTACCTGGTTGAGCACAGGTCTGGGACTCAGTGCCAAGCCAGACTGCAGGGATGTCAGATAGCTTTTCCCCATTCCTAGTCCCGCATGTCATCAGCCACCAGACCCCCTCTGGCACATACACAGTGTTGGACTTGAGGGGAAGGGTCATGAGTTGGGAAAGGGAGGGGACAAATGCTCCGTCATCACTGCAAACACAATCTTTCAGACCATAGATGCAAATGTCACTAACATTGGGCCTCTGATCTTGGAAACCTTTGGGTAAACAGCCACAGTGCCTGTTTTCTGTTCACCACTAAATAttctttatcatttgtggattcaCAGATCCCacccatcatttttattattattattattattattattactactactactactattattattcagCTGTAATATCCTCTAAACCATCAATAACTGGGCAAGGCTGAATCTGTCACCAGCATGCCCTTCCCCAGAATTCCCCGAGGAGGGCCCTTGGGTAGCTGTGGTAGGGGTAGGAGGAGGAGAGTAAGTTTAAAACCAAACCTTCATTTTCTCCTGCTcaactttctctttattttccctcCTTAGACAAGCATTTGTAGACAACTATATGAGTCAAATTCTGGTGTGAAAAACCAGGGACCAGGAAATCATCTTTAGCCCTGGctatatctgatttttttttctgaattgacTATTTCAGGTATGAATAAGCCATAATGGGTTTTGACCTGGTACTATTCCTGTTTTTCATTTTACCCCGAGGAGTAAAGCAGCATAATGTTTCCCCCACGAGTATACCAGCCAAAGAAAGACAGGAGATGcacgtttattgagcacttacatgCTTACATTATTGACCACGATACATATGTTGCCCCTTTTACTGAGGATAGCCATCCTCTCAGACTGGTGGTGTCCTGATTTTATAGCACAGCCGAGGACACTGAGGCCTAGCAAAGTCAGGGAGCGTACTGAAGACAGTCCAGCTTGGGGTGACATCATGGTGAGCCTGCCTACCTCTGATGCTGAGACTGTCCACTGCACTGCACCCTGGGCAGTCGGACCAAGCAGGGAGGGAGCCGCCTGTTTGCACACCTCTTTTACTAGGCTTCTGAAGCCAATTTTCCCCATTCCACTCTTTCTGCCCCTACGCCCAGCACAAAGGTCTAGCCTCTGAAAATGAGACAAGACGCCATACACATTGCACTTCCATCCATGAACTTATAAATGGATGGGCTGCCCTGGATATGTCTGTGATGATATCTTCCAAGGAGCCAGTGGGAGTTTTGTGTGTATCCTTGAACTCAGTTGCCCAGAGGCACTTGGTTGGTTCCACCTCAACGCTGCCCTGCGAGACAGCAGGAGAAGGGCAAACACATCTTCCCCTCACCTGCAGTTCCTGCCACCACTTGTAAGAATGGCCACACTTGATATGTGGCCTCTGGAGTGGCGCTCCCAGAATGCATCAGCCTTGTTCTCTGCTGCCTCTGTCTCTCCTGAGGGAGACTTAAGCCCCTCTTCTTCCCATCTGAAGTCATCATTCTCTCAGAGGGGCAATGGCATATCACTGCTCCTTTGATTTGGGGGCCAGAACTTCTAGGGTAGTTATCAATGGTGTGTGGCGGGTGCGGCAGCTTCACTGTGAGGCAGAATTCCCCTCACAGGAGGCTGTTCTCTGCTGCTTTCCGCGTGCGGTGTAGGGCATGTTGCCTGTGTTGTGTGGCCGGGGGAGACTGGGACAAGAAAGTGCTGATCACTGTTACTAATAGACTTGGAACCTCCCATGGCCTTGGCTGAGAATAAGCTGATTTTCTGCGGTGGGGAATAAAGAAGCTTTGGAAGGGGTTGGGAATCACATTCTGATTGAGTTCCTACCTTAAGTGAGGCTTTGAAGTAAAGTAGTTTACCTTACTCTTTATTTCACAGTGATGCTAATTACATCTGGTATTATGTAAACTGGGGGAGGAGCAATCTGCTGGATATTGATTTAAGCATGCAGTTCCCTAGAAGAACTTGGCTTGGTGGAGGGAAACAGGACCACACTCTACCTGCTCGGTGGAGAAATCTGACACTCTGTGGCCCTTGATGATAATCCTTGTAATCCTTGAAAGGTTCAGACTCTTAAACATTTCTCTGAATTATGGCCCTGCCACGCAGCTGGGTTTTTCTCTAAAGGGAGACAGCAAAGGACAGGGCCATGTTCTCATAGCATCCTCGAGCTGTAAGGATGCTATGTATTTTTGGGTTCTACAATCCCCCATATAGAAGTACCCCAGTCACTCTTTGGGCAGGAGCCAGACAATCTGAGCTATATTTAAGAGTTATTTTTTACCGTCTCATGAGCCATTCTGGGTGGGATGCAAATCACCACTTGCCTGCCTCAGACACTCCCTCAGCCTCATCGGCATCCAGAGTTAGCTGAGGCAGGAGGAGTGAGAAAACCCTGTCTAGGTTTTCTGCGCATCGGCCAGTAGTGGAAGccatttccccttcctcttccaaCAACCCCAATACAGAACAGTCTCAGGAAGGAGCAGCCGCTGTGCTGCTGGCAAGGGCATGGACTGCAGGTGAGTAGATCACCGGTTCACAGACCAGCAAATTGCTTCACATCCTTCCTCTCAGGACTTCGAAGATTGGCAATGAGTCCTGCTGTTGGAGGACACGTTTCTGAAATATCTCCCTGGGATCACTCCAGCACGGGACCACGGAGGGAGCTAGGAGGGGGCCCCActcctcttcctgtgtgtgcacTGTGACCCTCAGACACCACATCTAATAGCTACTTCTTGGTATCATAGGCCGGGAATGCCAGTAACCTTGGGGTGAAACTTACAGTCCTTGGAAAATAAGTTTTTAGCTAATACTCAGCAGTAGGCGTGGGGTCACTGGTACCCGCCTTAGTCTTCATTCCATggattcctttattcattttctaaGGCTGCTGGAATGAAGTATCACTAACTGGAtgttttaaaacaacagaaacttgttctctcacagttctggaggctaggagtctgaaatcaaggtgtgagCAGAGCCAGCTCCCTTTTGCTCGCCTCTTCCTGACCTCTGGTGGTTGCTAGGAGCGCTCCTTGGTGTGCagatgcatcactccagtctctgcctccactgTCACATAGTCTTCTCCCTCCGTGTGTCTCTTTATCTCTGTGTCTCCTcgcttcttataaggacattagtCATGTTGGATTTAGGATCCACCCTCATCCAGTATCATCTCATCTTAACTGATTACATCTGCAGAGACCCTACTTTCAAGTAAGGTCACCATGGTCTGAGGTTCCAGGTAGACGTGGATTTTGGGGGGACGCTATTCAGCCCAGCATAATTATTTGTAAAGCACTTCGTTTCTGACTCTCCCATTTGTTTCTCATTCATATCCCTCCTGGACAGATGTCAGCCCAGCCACTCCTGCTGATTCAGCTTTATTGCACAGCAACCATTCAGAAGCCGTGTCTGCCCAGCCCTTCTCTCCTTTGAGTGGCGCCACACAGCTGAGTGGGACACCAGATCCTGGGAGTCATGGCAGCAGTGGCCCATGGGATGAGATGAGGCCTCAGAAGATGAATGCATCTGGGAACCtgtcctccttctcctctctgtACCGGCCTGACTCTAAGCCCTCTGGTAAAACACAATGAGCAGGTGGTGAAGCAGAGTCCGTTGGCAGGAATGACACATTCCTTTCCTGGTCAGACggttttttgtttctctgttagaCCCTGGCTCACAGAAGTGGGTGAGAAGGTGAAGGGGCAGTATTCTGCCAGAGAGCGAGGTCCCAGCCCAGTCCTGGTGcttctgcctgcctctcccacttCCTTAGCTAGGCATTCACTCTGGGCAGGAGAGTAAAGGAAGTCAGGGGCATCCTGAGGCCTTCTGCAGGGAAGATGAGTTGCCTCACATTGCGTGCTCCCTTTTCTCGGTGATACAACCTTCTTAAGCTTCAATTTAGACTGTTCTGGAATTTCAAGCGCTGACTTCCTTGGGGAGGTCTTCCTTAGGTCAAGAGCTATTGCAGGATGGGAGACTACTTCTGCGCGtgtgcgcacatgcacacacacacactttgtatACAACTATAAGCCAATCTTGCCTCTCAAACTTTGCTGTTGGATTTGGAGCCAGACATCCTGGCTCCCAGAGGTTTGGGCCACAGCCATGTAGAGGAATGGGTTGTGAAGCAGCCCAGGTTCTGAGATGCAGGTAGTATAACAATATAACATTTGAAATTCTCAGAGAAAAACCTGGCCCTAATCAAGATGTCCTGGGGGATGAAACCTATTTTTGGTCTCTTTCCCATTCCCTTTGGGCATCTTTTTCCTCCTTAAAGGTGTTCCCTTCTCTCTTGTTCCTCTTCCACATCCTAACACCTCCCCAGGCTCTTCCTTATCACTTTTCACCATATCACTCATTATTCATAGCCTGATCTAATTTCCTGTGCATTTAGCTCAGTCTTTCTGTTAGTGGGTGAATTGTAAAGGCTGTTGAGCGGTGGGTCGTCAGGTAGGAGAGGTATGAGGTAGAAAGGGAGGCCCTCTGGTTGCTGCAGAAGGAGGTGGATGGGCTTGCCCATCGTTAGGCCAGCCCCGCCTAGAGGGCTTTACCAGTTTCTCACCCTTGTTCTCCAGTCCAGCGTCCGTCTCCCTCAGGTGTGCGCAGCCTCTGTCTGGGATGAGGTCCTGGGGACTTTCCTTAGGGGGCTAGCTTGTGACAGAAAGCCCGCGAGCCCTTTAAACACAGTTGCCTGGTGCTTCCTGGGTGCCCAGGTGAGAGGAGGAAGCTGACAGAAGTATAGCTTTGGGCAGGAATCTGACAGAGTCTGGGCAggtcccccaccctcccacctgccCGTGAGTGACCAGCCTTCCCCATTTCCTACCTCTCCCATGTCTTGGTGGTGTGCAACAGGGGCCGCGCTGCTGGAAAAGAATCTGGTTGAGATCCAGAACCTGCGCCAGCGCCTGGAGGAGTCCGTATTCATCAATGACCGCCTGCGAGAGAGGCTGGAACACGTGCTCAGCAATGCTGACCAAGGAAAGGGTAGGAAAGGCACCAAAACCTCCTGGTTCTGTCCACATCTAGGGAGTCCCACAAGGGCGTAGAGGTTTGCAATTATAAAGCACATTGGTGTGCACTACTTCACCTTTCCTCACAATCagcccagagagggaagcagggcagGCACTATTGTCCTTAATTTGTAAATAAAGACACCAAGTGGCTTACCAGGCAGGGCTAGTTCTCACCCTCAGGGCTGTCTGATGTGATCCCCATTCTTGTAACTCCCTGTACCACCGGGTGCTGGCTCTGGGCTTGTGGCCTGACTGGCAGGCAGTAAAGCTGAGGCTCCCATGGTGCCCGCTTCAGCAGAGGGAGGACCACGTCTCACCATCACATTACTACCACGTGCCCTGGATAGCACCTGCCGCTTCCCCTATGTGAACAGCCTGTACTCCCACACTTGCCACCCAGATGCTCTCACTTAGAAACCAGTACTTCCACATTCCTTCTCCCTTGTCAGGATCAGAAGGATGGGATCTAGGGCCCCTAATACCTCACAGCAGCAACCTGCGGGGAGGGGGTAAGGCCCTGTTCCACAGCCGCAGCCATTGCCCGTGAGTGTGTGGCCCATCGTGGTGTGACTCAGCCACAACACACTCCTGTCCTGGTGCATGAGGCTCTCAGATTTCTTGCTTGGCTGGGGCTGACGCTTTGGTGGATTCAGGAAAGTATATCTTTGAAAGCATCTGTTACCCAAATGTGCGACTTGTCTaggttgtttttatttcctgAGACAGTATACACTTTTGGCTTCCATGGGTAGAACCCAGAGTCCATGCCTTAGCTCAACAACAAGGAAAGAGCCTTTAGGGAAGCAAGCTGGAGTTTTCAGGCTTACAGAGGGCAAAACCCGAGCTTGGTCACTTCTATGTCCCTCCTTTCCACAGCAATACCCAGCtgcagaagcagagaaaagaggGTGGCAAGTACAAAAATTGCCCAGACCCATGTGGCCCAGTCTAGATGAGGCTGCTTCTTATGAGGTTCCACCTATAGGCCCTTAGACCCCAAGCTCTACTGGTGAATAGCACTGGGAAATTCACACTTCTTGTATAAGTCCGTTCCCCCATCTTTGCACTAACCACTGTCTGTGAGCTGAATACCAGCTTGgcgtctctctctctgccttccccactTCCAGCTGAGTGTGAATAAGGAAGGGGAGTGATGGCGATTTCTTTGGAGCGACTGGTGAAGAGCGACTGGTGAAACCTCTCCAGGCTTCATCGctgctctgtctctccctccctagACACCGCGCCGTCACCTCCAGATGTCTCTCTCGCACACACTCAGCGTCACTTCTCCAGCTCTGATCAGGTCATCTTCTGACGTGCCACCTGGAGGGTCCAGAGCAGTGTTCTCCAGATTCCCCAGCCCTATCCAACAGCATTTGTGGGTATAAACTTGGAGGCATCAAACATTACCTTTAAACAAAtggatcaaaattaataaattattatttgaaaattgtTTACATCTGTTTTTTAACTgtctataaaaataaagattgtgcagggaaaaataaaattcagaatgaCCTGAAATTCATAGAAAAGGTTAAAGGAAAAATGGCTTTTCTCTATTAGCTATCTCTGTTTCAGAGAACTAGACTCGAAAGGCTAAAGCTGGGAGAAGGTCAGAGCTATTGAGAGTGGGGCTGTGGGACTCCTTGATCCCTATTTCATGCTTAGAACAGAAAAACTATCACATGTGAAAATATAGTAGGATAAAATCTGAGTGTTTTAAATGAAGACCATTTGTCAGACCCAGGTAAACTCCATTCAAGGGAATGACAGAAACTTCTTCTCAAAGTCATGAAGATCAGAGTTGCCTCAAGCCTGAAAAATAGCCATTGTCAagattttaaataatgtattttaatatatatatgggtaaattttattttgatctttTTCAAACTAAGAATGGATTGGTGTTAAATAGATGGTATGTGAGTACGTAGAAAAGGTGGGCACTGATAACCCAAATGGGCTCATCAGGAGTAAATTAAGCCATGTTAATGACTCAGCAGTCAGAGGAACTGCCCAGAGAGCTGAGTCAAGGGTAAAACTTAGGCCCTTGTGCTCTTCATTGGTCATGGCATAGCTTAGATTTAAGAGACTTTCTGGATGCAAACTTTTTTCTAAGAGACATAGTTTTGCTAGAGTTTTCAGAGGATGATGGAGTAGTTCATTAGAAAAGGTacctgagggggaaaaaagactatAAATACAGTATCATCAAATATTGGAACAGCTGCCATGTTCCATGGGAATGAAATCAGGTTATCTATGGAGTTAGAGGGCAGAACGGACCCTGGTGGGTGAAAGCAGCATGGAGGCCTCTGTGGGCTTGATGGAGAGAGTGATTTCTACCACACAGAACTGTCCAGGAACAGAAGCAGCACGCCTTGCGGTGGAGAGACCTCTCTGTCCTCGGAAGCGTTCAGGACCAGAGCAGGTGTATTGTCATGAAGAGAAAGTTCCTGAAAAGAGAGCTTGCTAACTGGGTGCCTTAGGCACAGGCCAACTGCAGGGTTCTATGATTCTCTGGTACCCATGGCTTAGTCTTTAAATAGTTTATTGCGAAGTTTTTGTGTGCTTGTCTTTACTGGATGTGACCTTTATCAGTAAATCATAGAGGCACCCATACCATCTCAACAGCTCCCTGCAACCCCCGTCAACTTC
The sequence above is a segment of the Vicugna pacos chromosome 21, VicPac4, whole genome shotgun sequence genome. Coding sequences within it:
- the LOC102537110 gene encoding myomegalin-like isoform X3 codes for the protein MLQLKSGMHKPLEKKGSAERGLNEQKTQPEEAGFSSVSHSRKYSLIQDQARELTHLRQKMRIGGAISSLLIQHVKNTVKTFEELLCSNSIDHYMEQHFREQLAKGSQLAESLASKFSTGDCMSKKNQTGQTLRNLSILREMHKKGKVPEVLEAKQDARPQTRPQTRSSSHAQPAAHRPPSSTSRLLGEPKVRPAMNVANVSPATPADSALLHSNHSEAVSAQPFSPLSGATQLSGTPDPGSHGSSGPWDEMRPQKMNASGNLSSFSSLYRPDSKPSGAALLEKNLVEIQNLRQRLEESVFINDRLRERLEHVLSNADQGKAECE
- the LOC102537110 gene encoding myomegalin-like isoform X2, coding for MLQLKSGMHKPLEKKGSAERGLNEQKTQPEEAGFSSVSHSRKYSLIQDQARELTHLRQKMRIGGAISSLLIQHVKNTVKTFEELLCSNSIDHYMEQHFREQLAKGSQLAESLASKFSTGDCMSKKNQTGQTLRNLSILREMHKKGKVPEVLEAKQDARPQTRPQTRSSSHAQPAAHRPPSSTSRLLDVSPATPADSALLHSNHSEAVSAQPFSPLSGATQLSGTPDPGSHGSSGPWDEMRPQKMNASGNLSSFSSLYRPDSKPSGAALLEKNLVEIQNLRQRLEESVFINDRLRERLEHVLSNADQGKDTAPSPPDVSLAHTQRHFSSSDQVIF
- the LOC102537110 gene encoding myomegalin-like isoform X1; this translates as MLQLKSGMHKPLEKKGSAERGLNEQKTQPEEAGFSSVSHSRKYSLIQDQARELTHLRQKMRIGGAISSLLIQHVKNTVKTFEELLCSNSIDHYMEQHFREQLAKGSQLAESLASKFSTGDCMSKKNQTGQTLRNLSILREMHKKGKVPEVLEAKQDARPQTRPQTRSSSHAQPAAHRPPSSTSRLLGEPKVRPAMNVANVSPATPADSALLHSNHSEAVSAQPFSPLSGATQLSGTPDPGSHGSSGPWDEMRPQKMNASGNLSSFSSLYRPDSKPSGAALLEKNLVEIQNLRQRLEESVFINDRLRERLEHVLSNADQGKDTAPSPPDVSLAHTQRHFSSSDQVIF